The Haloferax sp. Atlit-12N genome contains a region encoding:
- a CDS encoding HVO_A0556 family zinc finger protein, with amino-acid sequence MPESAYLLDSFDEEDCTYCDGDLVTGSYKDNDAIVCDDCGTPAVQLW; translated from the coding sequence ATGCCCGAATCCGCGTACCTGCTCGATTCGTTCGACGAAGAGGACTGCACCTACTGCGACGGCGACCTCGTGACGGGGAGCTACAAGGACAACGACGCCATCGTCTGCGACGACTGCGGGACGCCCGCGGTCCAACTCTGGTAA
- a CDS encoding ABC transporter substrate-binding protein, with translation MDQDLVDQATRTRRAYLKGGGALLAGGLLAGCAGQNDAEPSPDATKTAAATEATTEASTETETEAEQAGYTVSMSPAGDVTFESVPEDVMVYNLVYADAAVAFGHGDAVNSLGFDSDAGGRTLDAYYERLDGVSFDRSELTQLNSGSGNVNIDKELVYELDSDLHLVDPALVTSFDGWDQSDVEEIREQVAPWFGNAYSRTHAQPPEPYAADYQYYTLWEIVEKVGQVFQEEDRYAALEAVHSDLIDTIQSNLPPESERPTVGVVIYMDETFYPTKINAPGFATSHIRPLGVTDAFAAGDVTFETSYDFETMLEIDPDVLLHSYGIDSYYDVASTRETLEDHPIGSELSAVQNDRVYPSGTPVQGPIMNLFQTEMTAKQLHPDQFGAWPEYTGGAYPEIPEDEQLFDRERVADIVTDD, from the coding sequence ATGGACCAAGACCTCGTCGACCAGGCGACGCGCACGCGCAGAGCGTACCTCAAGGGCGGCGGCGCGCTTCTCGCGGGCGGCTTGCTGGCCGGCTGTGCCGGGCAGAACGACGCCGAGCCATCTCCGGACGCGACCAAGACGGCCGCGGCGACGGAGGCCACGACCGAAGCATCTACCGAGACAGAGACGGAGGCCGAACAGGCCGGGTACACGGTGTCGATGTCACCGGCGGGTGACGTGACGTTCGAGTCGGTCCCGGAGGACGTGATGGTGTACAACCTCGTCTACGCCGACGCGGCGGTCGCCTTCGGCCACGGCGACGCGGTGAACTCCCTCGGCTTCGACAGCGACGCCGGCGGCCGGACGCTCGACGCCTACTACGAGCGCCTCGACGGCGTCTCGTTCGACCGGAGCGAGCTCACGCAACTCAACTCGGGGTCCGGGAACGTCAACATCGACAAGGAACTCGTCTACGAACTGGACTCCGACCTCCACCTCGTCGACCCGGCGCTCGTGACCAGTTTCGACGGCTGGGACCAGTCGGACGTCGAGGAGATTCGCGAGCAGGTCGCGCCGTGGTTCGGCAACGCCTACAGTCGCACGCACGCCCAGCCGCCCGAGCCGTACGCCGCCGACTACCAGTACTACACGCTCTGGGAAATCGTCGAGAAAGTCGGACAGGTGTTCCAGGAGGAAGACCGCTACGCGGCGCTCGAAGCGGTCCACAGCGACCTCATCGACACGATTCAGTCGAACCTCCCGCCCGAGTCGGAGCGGCCGACCGTCGGCGTCGTCATCTACATGGACGAGACGTTCTACCCGACGAAAATCAACGCCCCCGGCTTCGCGACCTCGCACATCCGCCCGCTCGGCGTCACCGACGCCTTCGCGGCCGGCGACGTGACGTTCGAGACCTCCTACGACTTCGAGACGATGCTGGAAATCGACCCCGACGTGTTGCTCCACAGCTACGGTATCGACTCCTACTACGACGTGGCGTCGACTCGCGAAACCCTCGAAGACCACCCCATCGGGAGCGAACTCAGCGCGGTCCAGAACGACCGCGTCTACCCCTCGGGGACGCCGGTACAGGGGCCGATTATGAACCTGTTCCAGACTGAGATGACGGCCAAACAGCTCCACCCCGACCAGTTCGGCGCGTGGCCGGAGTACACCGGCGGTGCCTATCCCGAAATCCCCGAAGACGAGCAACTGTTCGACCGCGAGCGTGTCGCCGACATCGTCACCGACGACTGA
- a CDS encoding ABC transporter substrate-binding protein → MADSDGPTRRKFLTYGGSVAAGGLLAGCTGSSESDATATDAAATDTTTTAESTATSESTAESTAEGDSYTVSMAPMGDVTFESVPESIFTRLTHHAGMAFALGHGDAVNSMHAPDYYDALWNQFTPRLPSVELDWTGLYSSWEPSKERLYELDSDVHLADPASVSALGSWSQDDLDEIEENVSPWFGNSFSARHQAPPTEWTDAYEYYGLWEIFAKVAQVLQEEAKYEALTAVREELLAAIAADLPAEDDRPTAVLLGPSDLESIYAYNLSTPGFLTAHTRPLKPVSAFGDDVESGSTVDFETLLEADPDVILTLGGMHPNTSMSDIRTGFQDDPVGAEIAAVQNDRVYAQGGRYQGPILNLFQLEMTAKQLYPDQFGTWPEYSEGPYPEIPEEEQLFDRQRVADIINGNL, encoded by the coding sequence ATGGCAGATAGCGACGGACCAACGCGCAGGAAGTTCTTGACCTACGGCGGTTCGGTCGCCGCCGGCGGACTGCTCGCCGGCTGTACCGGTTCGTCCGAGTCGGACGCGACGGCGACGGACGCGGCCGCGACGGACACCACCACGACCGCCGAATCGACGGCAACGAGCGAGTCGACCGCGGAGTCGACGGCCGAAGGCGACTCGTACACGGTGTCGATGGCCCCGATGGGCGACGTGACGTTCGAATCGGTCCCCGAAAGCATCTTCACGCGACTAACCCACCACGCGGGGATGGCGTTCGCGCTCGGTCACGGCGACGCCGTCAACTCGATGCACGCCCCGGACTACTACGACGCGCTGTGGAACCAGTTCACGCCGCGACTCCCCAGCGTCGAACTCGACTGGACCGGGCTGTACTCGTCGTGGGAGCCATCGAAAGAGCGGCTCTACGAACTCGACAGCGACGTACACCTCGCCGACCCCGCCAGCGTCTCCGCGCTCGGCAGTTGGAGCCAGGACGACCTCGACGAAATCGAGGAGAACGTCAGTCCGTGGTTCGGCAACAGCTTCAGCGCGCGGCACCAAGCGCCGCCGACCGAGTGGACCGACGCCTACGAGTACTACGGCCTCTGGGAGATATTCGCCAAGGTCGCGCAGGTGTTGCAGGAGGAAGCGAAGTACGAGGCGCTCACGGCGGTCCGCGAGGAACTGCTCGCGGCGATTGCGGCGGACCTCCCCGCTGAGGACGACCGCCCGACCGCCGTGCTCCTCGGCCCGAGCGACCTCGAGTCAATCTATGCGTACAACCTGAGCACGCCGGGCTTCCTGACCGCCCACACTCGCCCGCTGAAGCCGGTCAGCGCGTTCGGCGACGACGTGGAATCCGGCTCGACCGTCGACTTCGAGACACTCCTCGAAGCCGACCCCGACGTGATTCTCACGCTCGGCGGGATGCACCCGAACACGAGTATGTCCGACATCCGGACGGGCTTCCAGGACGACCCCGTCGGAGCCGAAATCGCAGCGGTGCAGAACGACCGCGTCTACGCGCAGGGCGGTCGCTATCAGGGGCCGATACTCAACCTGTTCCAGTTGGAGATGACCGCCAAACAGCTCTATCCCGACCAGTTCGGCACGTGGCCGGAGTACAGCGAGGGGCCGTACCCCGAGATTCCCGAGGAGGAACAACTGTTCGACCGACAGCGCGTCGCGGACATCATCAACGGAAACCTCTGA
- the hutH gene encoding histidine ammonia-lyase, protein MSDRPRLPDSVVLDGASLTPEDVAAVSRHDAPVELAAESRERMRESRERVESVLDSGEPVYGVNTGFGHLVETHIDREDIERLQTNLVRSHAAGAGRELTREEVRSMMVSRANTLAKGFSGIRPSVVDLLVSMLNEGVQPVVRSRGSLGASGDLAPLAHMALVLIGEGEARVDGERLPGDEALRAAGLEPVTLASKEGLALINGTQLTVGLAALFVVDAERTVEAADAAGALATEVTMGTTANCDPAIHEVRPHPGQQESAAAIRRLTAGSTVLESHKDCERVQDAYSIRCLPQVHGAVRDAVSHLREAVEVELNSVTDNPLVFPAGAVDERAPGTDVAAVVSAGNFHGEPLALRLDYAAGALTELAAISERRTDRMLNPDVQESYLPPFLTERSGLRSGYMIAQYTAAALLNECRSLGRPSIDSTPVSGGQEDHVSMSGQSALNARTVAENAATIVGVELLCGSQAAEFLDEGLELGTGTGAVRDAVRSVVPPLDEDRRLDGELETAADLVRFGAIRAALADTGLAD, encoded by the coding sequence ATGAGTGACCGCCCACGCCTCCCCGATTCGGTCGTCCTCGACGGCGCGTCGCTGACGCCGGAAGACGTGGCCGCCGTTTCCCGTCACGACGCCCCGGTCGAACTCGCCGCCGAGTCGCGCGAGCGGATGCGCGAGTCGCGCGAGCGCGTCGAATCCGTCCTCGACTCCGGCGAACCGGTGTACGGCGTCAACACCGGCTTCGGCCACCTCGTGGAGACGCACATCGACCGCGAGGACATCGAGCGCCTCCAGACGAACCTCGTCCGCAGCCACGCCGCCGGCGCGGGCCGCGAACTCACCCGCGAGGAGGTCCGGTCGATGATGGTCAGCCGGGCTAACACGCTCGCCAAGGGATTTTCGGGCATCCGACCCTCGGTGGTCGACCTGCTCGTCTCGATGCTCAACGAGGGCGTCCAGCCGGTCGTCCGCTCCCGCGGGAGCCTCGGCGCGAGCGGCGACCTCGCGCCCCTCGCGCACATGGCGCTCGTCCTCATCGGCGAGGGCGAGGCCCGCGTCGACGGCGAGCGACTACCGGGCGACGAGGCCCTCCGCGCCGCCGGCTTGGAGCCGGTGACGCTCGCCTCCAAGGAGGGCCTCGCGCTCATCAACGGGACGCAACTCACGGTCGGCCTCGCCGCGCTGTTCGTCGTCGACGCCGAGCGAACCGTCGAGGCGGCCGACGCCGCTGGCGCGCTCGCAACCGAAGTCACGATGGGAACCACGGCGAACTGCGACCCCGCCATCCACGAGGTTCGCCCCCACCCCGGCCAGCAGGAGAGCGCGGCCGCGATTCGCCGGCTCACCGCCGGATCGACCGTTCTCGAATCGCACAAGGACTGCGAGCGCGTGCAGGACGCCTACTCGATTCGCTGTCTCCCGCAGGTCCACGGCGCGGTCAGAGACGCCGTCTCGCACCTCCGCGAGGCCGTCGAGGTCGAACTCAACAGCGTCACGGACAACCCACTCGTCTTCCCGGCGGGCGCGGTGGACGAGCGCGCCCCCGGCACCGACGTGGCCGCCGTCGTCTCCGCCGGCAACTTCCACGGCGAACCGCTAGCGCTCCGCCTCGACTACGCCGCCGGCGCGCTGACCGAACTCGCGGCCATCTCCGAGCGACGGACCGACCGGATGCTCAACCCAGACGTACAGGAGTCTTATCTCCCGCCGTTCCTGACCGAGCGCAGCGGGCTTCGCTCCGGCTACATGATTGCGCAGTACACCGCCGCGGCGCTCCTCAATGAGTGCCGTTCGCTCGGTCGCCCCTCCATCGACTCGACGCCCGTCAGCGGCGGGCAGGAAGACCACGTGAGCATGAGCGGTCAGAGCGCGCTCAACGCCCGCACGGTCGCCGAGAACGCCGCGACCATCGTCGGCGTCGAACTCCTCTGCGGCTCGCAGGCGGCGGAGTTCCTTGACGAGGGCCTCGAACTCGGGACCGGAACGGGTGCCGTCCGCGACGCGGTTCGGTCCGTGGTGCCGCCACTGGACGAGGACCGCCGCCTCGACGGCGAACTCGAGACCGCGGCCGACCTCGTTCGGTTCGGCGCGATTCGCGCGGCTCTAGCGGACACCGGCCTCGCCGACTGA
- the hutI gene encoding imidazolonepropionase has translation MTNTASTAGLTVVHDAAELVVGPDDGTGVVVLEDGAFAALDGEVVAVGPADEVLADYPVEDAETAIDATGKTVLPGFVDPHTHALFAGDRSDEFVAKLRGATYEEILADGGGILRTVDAVREASDDELVANLTEHLDAMLTHGTTTVEVKSGYGLDTETELRMLSAIDAAGSDHPVDVIPTFMGAHAVPRGVDTEEYTKSVVADQLPAVAEQGIAEFCDVFCERGVFTAEQSRRILEAGRDHGLTPKIHADEFAAIGGTDVAAAVGAASADHLLHTDDAGRDALVEAGVTPVMLPGTAFGLGADYADARAFLDAGHEVALATDFNPNCFSRSMGFVATLASVGMRMTPHEAIRGVTSAAAGALDLDDGTGTLRAGAPADAIVLDVPTASHLSYRFDTNPVSTVLKSGVVVHE, from the coding sequence GTGACTAACACGGCTTCCACGGCCGGCCTCACAGTCGTCCACGACGCGGCCGAACTGGTCGTCGGCCCCGACGATGGGACCGGCGTCGTCGTCCTCGAAGACGGCGCGTTCGCCGCGCTCGACGGCGAGGTCGTCGCCGTCGGCCCCGCGGACGAGGTGCTCGCGGACTACCCTGTGGAAGACGCCGAGACGGCCATCGACGCGACCGGCAAGACGGTCCTGCCGGGCTTCGTCGACCCGCACACCCACGCGCTGTTCGCGGGCGACCGCTCCGACGAGTTCGTGGCGAAGCTCCGCGGCGCGACCTACGAGGAGATTCTCGCCGACGGCGGCGGTATCCTCCGAACCGTCGACGCGGTCCGCGAGGCCTCCGACGACGAGTTGGTGGCGAACCTCACGGAACACCTCGACGCGATGCTCACCCACGGGACGACGACGGTCGAGGTGAAGAGCGGTTACGGCCTCGACACCGAGACCGAGCTGCGGATGCTCTCGGCCATCGACGCGGCCGGCTCGGACCACCCGGTAGACGTGATTCCGACGTTCATGGGCGCGCACGCCGTCCCGCGCGGTGTGGACACCGAGGAGTACACCAAGTCGGTCGTGGCCGACCAACTCCCGGCGGTCGCCGAACAGGGCATCGCCGAGTTCTGCGACGTGTTCTGCGAGCGCGGCGTGTTCACCGCCGAGCAGTCCCGTCGGATTCTGGAGGCGGGTCGCGACCACGGCCTCACGCCGAAGATTCACGCCGACGAGTTCGCCGCCATCGGCGGCACCGACGTGGCGGCCGCGGTCGGCGCGGCCAGCGCGGACCACCTGCTCCACACCGACGACGCGGGCCGAGACGCGCTCGTCGAAGCCGGCGTGACTCCCGTGATGCTCCCCGGCACGGCGTTCGGTCTCGGAGCCGACTACGCCGACGCCCGCGCCTTCCTCGACGCGGGCCACGAGGTCGCGCTCGCCACCGATTTCAACCCGAACTGCTTCTCTCGAAGCATGGGATTCGTCGCCACCCTCGCGAGCGTCGGTATGCGAATGACTCCTCACGAAGCGATTCGGGGCGTCACGAGCGCCGCCGCGGGCGCGCTCGACCTCGACGACGGCACGGGAACGCTTCGCGCGGGCGCTCCGGCCGACGCTATCGTACTCGACGTGCCGACCGCGTCACACCTCTCGTACCGGTTCGACACGAACCCCGTTTCGACCGTGCTGAAATCGGGGGTGGTCGTCCATGAGTGA
- the hutG gene encoding formimidoylglutamase, with amino-acid sequence MTRTDPPAWEGTSSDPNDEQFGHVVTSTEIEDVGDFRAVLVGEPYDGAVIGRRGAREGPAAIRRALAGVKTHHFDEGPVAGVAGVADLGDLPVEAYNDGDDPQNHVADVQAIVADEAAAVYERGALPVFLGGDNSLTVGNVTPLLGGDDSVGAVSFDAHLDCRDPADGPTSGTPYRQLFDAGLDRLAVVGARHFETSTAYADFLRDSGGTILTADEVGRGPVETADFALDALAACDRVFVSLDVDVLDQTAAPGASAPTPGGVTTRELFSMLRRVAADPRVVGFEVVECAPPLDDEDGRTVSAAARAVAHFLAGVTSRD; translated from the coding sequence ATGACCCGAACCGACCCGCCCGCGTGGGAGGGAACATCGTCGGACCCGAACGACGAGCAGTTCGGACACGTCGTCACCTCGACCGAAATCGAGGACGTGGGCGACTTCCGCGCCGTCCTCGTGGGCGAGCCGTACGACGGGGCCGTCATCGGCCGGCGCGGTGCCCGCGAGGGCCCCGCCGCGATTCGGCGCGCCCTCGCCGGCGTCAAGACCCACCACTTCGACGAGGGGCCGGTCGCCGGCGTCGCCGGCGTCGCCGACCTCGGTGACCTCCCGGTCGAGGCGTACAACGACGGGGACGACCCCCAGAACCACGTCGCTGACGTACAGGCTATCGTCGCCGACGAAGCCGCGGCCGTCTACGAGCGCGGCGCGCTCCCGGTCTTCCTCGGCGGCGACAACTCCCTGACGGTCGGGAACGTCACGCCGCTTCTCGGCGGCGACGACTCGGTTGGGGCCGTGAGCTTCGACGCCCACCTCGACTGCCGCGACCCCGCCGACGGGCCGACGAGTGGGACGCCCTACCGCCAACTGTTCGACGCCGGACTCGACCGCCTCGCCGTGGTCGGTGCGCGACACTTCGAGACCTCGACGGCCTACGCCGACTTCCTGCGCGACTCGGGTGGCACCATCCTCACCGCCGACGAGGTCGGCCGCGGCCCAGTCGAGACGGCCGACTTCGCCCTCGATGCGCTGGCCGCCTGCGACCGCGTCTTCGTCAGCCTCGACGTGGACGTGTTGGACCAGACGGCCGCGCCGGGCGCGAGCGCGCCGACCCCCGGCGGCGTCACTACCCGCGAACTGTTCTCGATGCTCCGCCGCGTCGCGGCCGACCCCCGCGTCGTCGGCTTCGAGGTCGTGGAGTGCGCGCCGCCGCTGGACGACGAAGACGGTCGAACCGTCAGCGCGGCCGCCCGTGCAGTCGCCCACTTCCTCGCGGGGGTGACGTCGCGTGACTAA